A region from the Sphingomonas brevis genome encodes:
- a CDS encoding tyrosine recombinase, producing the protein MPAGDRALVDRFCDMLAAEMGASRNTLLAYRRDLEATVEEIGSLEQAGPGEIGRLGAAWSALAPSTVARRAATLRRFFGFLLDEGIRVDDPSAALPRPGIRRPLPKVLDTNEVEAMFEAASERASSGEPLALRNLALLELLYGSGLRATELVSLPRRALQSARPFLMLRGKGDKERLVPVSSRSAEAVKNWLPHVPENSHWLFPSGKSHLSRVRLFQLVRSMGALAGIAPHRISPHVLRHAFATHLLAGGADLRVLQSLLGHADIATTQIYTHVDAARLVELVNARHPLATDHR; encoded by the coding sequence ATGCCGGCGGGCGACCGGGCGCTGGTCGATCGCTTCTGCGATATGCTGGCAGCAGAGATGGGAGCGTCGCGCAACACGCTGCTCGCCTACCGGCGCGACCTGGAAGCTACCGTCGAGGAAATCGGGTCACTTGAGCAGGCAGGACCGGGAGAGATCGGCCGCCTGGGAGCGGCCTGGTCCGCGCTGGCGCCGTCGACGGTGGCACGCCGCGCGGCCACGCTTCGCCGCTTCTTCGGCTTCCTCCTCGACGAGGGAATTCGCGTCGACGATCCTTCGGCAGCGCTACCGCGGCCGGGAATACGGCGACCGCTCCCCAAAGTGCTCGATACCAACGAAGTGGAGGCGATGTTCGAAGCCGCCAGTGAACGTGCATCGAGTGGCGAACCACTCGCGCTGCGCAACCTGGCGCTGCTGGAATTGCTCTACGGCTCCGGCCTTCGGGCCACCGAGCTGGTATCCCTGCCGCGTCGCGCGCTTCAATCAGCGCGACCATTCCTCATGCTCCGTGGCAAGGGCGACAAGGAACGGCTGGTGCCGGTTTCATCGCGGTCCGCCGAGGCAGTCAAGAATTGGCTTCCGCATGTGCCCGAGAATAGCCACTGGCTGTTTCCAAGCGGGAAATCGCATTTGAGCCGGGTGCGCTTGTTCCAACTGGTGAGAAGCATGGGCGCATTGGCCGGAATTGCACCGCACCGGATCAGTCCTCATGTGCTGCGTCACGCCTTTGCTACCCACCTCTTGGCGGGCGGAGCAGACCTGCGGGTTCTGCAGTCGCTGCTTGGTCATGCTGACATTGCCACCACGCAAATTTACACCCATGTCGATGCCGCGCGGCTGGTTGAGCTGGTAAATGCCCGCCACCCGCTGGCCACGGACCATCGTTGA
- a CDS encoding class I SAM-dependent methyltransferase: protein MKNIDHATVEGFGREWDSFDQSALSDADAQSMFGDYFSMFDFTDLGEGFDLGCGSGRWAKLVAPRCRTLHCIDPSDAIEVARRNLSDCPNVTFHRASADDIPLADGSQNFGYSLGVLHHIPDPEVALRNAVAKLKPGGQFLLYIYYRFDNRPLWFRLLWRGSDIGRRVVSNLPFSARKGVAGAIAATTYWPLARVARLVEKSGRDPSSIPLNWYRNLSFYTMRTDALDRFGTRLEQRFTRAEIQAMMERCGLENIRFSDRAPYWVALGTRCASSVA from the coding sequence GTGAAAAATATCGATCATGCGACCGTCGAGGGTTTTGGCCGTGAGTGGGACTCGTTCGACCAGTCTGCGCTTAGCGACGCGGACGCGCAGAGTATGTTCGGCGACTATTTCTCCATGTTCGACTTCACCGATCTTGGTGAAGGCTTCGATTTGGGCTGTGGTTCTGGCCGCTGGGCCAAGTTAGTCGCACCCCGCTGCCGAACGCTGCACTGCATCGATCCATCTGATGCGATCGAAGTCGCCCGGCGCAATCTCTCCGACTGCCCCAATGTCACCTTCCACCGCGCCTCAGCCGACGACATCCCGCTTGCCGATGGGAGCCAGAATTTCGGTTACAGCCTTGGCGTACTTCATCACATTCCCGACCCGGAGGTTGCGCTCCGAAATGCAGTCGCGAAGCTGAAACCTGGTGGCCAGTTCCTCCTCTACATTTACTATCGCTTCGACAATCGCCCGCTCTGGTTCCGCCTGCTGTGGCGCGGATCGGACATTGGGAGACGGGTTGTTTCCAATCTCCCCTTCTCCGCTCGCAAGGGCGTCGCGGGAGCGATCGCCGCAACCACCTATTGGCCGCTCGCTAGGGTCGCCCGGCTGGTCGAGAAGTCGGGCCGAGACCCTTCCTCCATCCCGCTCAACTGGTATCGAAACCTGAGCTTCTACACGATGCGCACCGACGCTCTCGACCGGTTCGGAACGAGGTTGGAGCAGCGCTTCACCAGGGCCGAGATTCAGGCAATGATGGAGCGTTGCGGACTTGAGAATATCCGCTTTTCTGACCGCGCTCCCTATTGGGTGGCACTCGGAACGCGCTGTGCGTCAAGCGTCGCTTGA
- a CDS encoding Flp family type IVb pilin, translating to MMGRKLRSDKRGATVIEYGLIAALIAVAAIGGMSKLGGGANGMWGKLDNRVQSASN from the coding sequence ATGATGGGTCGCAAGCTTCGCTCGGACAAGCGCGGCGCGACCGTAATAGAATATGGACTGATCGCGGCGCTGATTGCAGTTGCCGCGATCGGCGGCATGAGCAAGCTTGGCGGTGGCGCCAACGGCATGTGGGGCAAGCTGGATAATCGAGTCCAGTCCGCCTCCAACTAA
- a CDS encoding shikimate kinase codes for MQKLTDLLDRPIVLVGLMGAGKSTIGRRLARRLGLPFVDSDVEIEEASGATTADLFERFGEHDFRDGERRLVARLVNGEVRVIATGGGAFMDPRTRMLLNERAITVWLDAPIDILAERTTRRDNRPLLRKGDRAEILARLSDERRDGYAEAQIHIRSGSGAHGDVVEAIVAAIGKYLGE; via the coding sequence GTGCAAAAGCTGACCGACCTGCTCGATCGACCGATAGTTCTCGTTGGCCTGATGGGCGCGGGAAAGTCTACGATTGGCCGGCGCCTGGCGAGACGCCTTGGCTTGCCGTTTGTCGACAGCGATGTCGAAATCGAGGAGGCGTCCGGCGCAACCACCGCCGACCTGTTCGAACGCTTCGGGGAGCATGATTTCCGAGATGGCGAACGGCGGCTGGTCGCACGCCTTGTCAACGGTGAGGTTAGGGTCATCGCCACCGGCGGTGGCGCATTCATGGACCCGCGCACCAGGATGCTCCTGAACGAGCGCGCGATCACTGTCTGGCTCGATGCTCCCATCGACATATTGGCCGAGCGGACCACGCGCCGCGACAATCGGCCGCTTCTCAGGAAAGGCGATCGAGCCGAAATCCTGGCCCGCCTGTCGGACGAACGCCGCGATGGCTATGCAGAAGCCCAGATTCATATTCGCAGCGGCAGCGGTGCGCACGGAGACGTGGTGGAAGCGATCGTCGCGGCGATCGGCAAGTATCTCGGCGAATGA
- a CDS encoding helix-turn-helix domain-containing protein: protein MADECEGRALSVEDSEEVERVEIKRPVDPVQARPNEPLMLSIKDAVGLLGLGRTTIYKLIGDGQLQAVKIGNRTLVKMASVRSLTQTQN, encoded by the coding sequence ATGGCCGATGAATGCGAGGGTCGAGCGCTATCGGTGGAGGATTCAGAGGAAGTTGAACGGGTGGAGATTAAGCGACCCGTCGACCCCGTTCAGGCTCGACCCAACGAACCGTTGATGCTGTCAATCAAGGACGCTGTCGGGTTGCTGGGGCTTGGCCGAACAACGATCTACAAATTAATAGGAGATGGGCAACTTCAGGCGGTCAAAATTGGAAACCGTACGTTGGTCAAAATGGCTTCGGTCCGGAGCCTTACTCAAACGCAAAACTGA
- a CDS encoding iron-sulfur cluster assembly scaffold protein: MTEPPYTRDILRLAASIPYLEPFEELAGATERRSPTCGSWMRIAVELDWADRIVRLRQAVEACAYGQASAALMGGHAMARSAEEVSRTITELEDWLAGKGEVPASWPGLEALAPALSRTGRHGAILLPFRTLLAAIEEAK, from the coding sequence GTGACCGAGCCTCCCTACACTCGCGATATCCTGCGCCTGGCGGCGTCGATCCCCTATCTGGAACCGTTCGAGGAATTGGCCGGCGCAACCGAACGCCGTTCGCCGACCTGCGGCAGCTGGATGCGGATAGCGGTCGAACTGGACTGGGCCGACCGGATCGTCCGGCTAAGGCAGGCGGTCGAGGCCTGCGCCTATGGCCAGGCATCGGCGGCGCTGATGGGCGGGCACGCCATGGCCCGAAGCGCCGAAGAAGTGTCGAGGACAATCACGGAACTGGAGGATTGGCTGGCGGGCAAGGGAGAGGTTCCGGCTAGCTGGCCCGGGCTTGAAGCGCTGGCCCCGGCACTTTCCCGCACGGGTCGTCACGGCGCGATCCTGTTGCCGTTCCGCACGCTATTGGCGGCAATCGAGGAGGCGAAATGA
- a CDS encoding 3-dehydroquinate synthase family protein — protein MTVIRVDLAPRGYDVLVGPFDAGLERIRDLWPGTSPILVSEPRVFALHGSSIAERMGAEPILVPEGELAKNWDSLNQLIADFADRQVMRSTPIIALGGGSVGDVAGLAASLFKRGCPVIHLPTTLLAQADSAIGGKTAIDAFGEKNLIGTFHQPALVVVDPAFLDTLDQRQLRSGYAEVVKYGLIDDPIFFAWCENSGLGIIAGHRDLRQQAITAAIRAKARIVANDVEDRLGKRALLNLGHSFGHAIESEAGLGSILHGEAVALGLVLAFRYSLELDLCPAADVERLQSHLSACGLPTRLAEVGLAKRGAALTTWIAHDKKNSQGRISLVLARGIGGAFLDTAVDTQRLTAFLDRAA, from the coding sequence ATGACTGTCATCCGCGTTGACCTGGCACCGCGCGGCTATGACGTGCTTGTGGGGCCGTTCGACGCGGGGCTGGAGCGAATCCGGGATTTGTGGCCCGGCACTTCACCAATACTGGTCAGCGAACCGAGGGTCTTCGCCCTGCACGGATCGTCGATCGCCGAGCGAATGGGAGCCGAACCAATCCTCGTTCCGGAAGGCGAACTGGCTAAAAACTGGGATTCGCTTAACCAGTTGATCGCGGACTTTGCGGATCGGCAAGTTATGCGATCAACGCCCATCATAGCGCTGGGCGGCGGAAGCGTTGGCGACGTTGCCGGACTTGCGGCATCGCTGTTCAAGAGAGGATGCCCGGTCATCCATCTGCCAACCACGCTCCTTGCCCAGGCGGACAGTGCCATTGGCGGCAAGACGGCAATCGATGCGTTCGGCGAAAAAAATTTGATCGGCACCTTCCATCAGCCGGCGCTGGTCGTTGTCGATCCCGCATTCCTTGACACGTTGGACCAGCGCCAGCTGCGATCGGGCTATGCCGAGGTGGTCAAATATGGACTGATCGACGATCCGATATTCTTTGCCTGGTGCGAGAATAGCGGACTTGGAATCATTGCCGGGCACCGCGACCTTCGCCAGCAGGCGATTACTGCCGCGATCCGTGCCAAGGCGCGCATCGTCGCGAACGACGTCGAGGACCGGCTTGGCAAGCGCGCCCTCCTCAACTTGGGCCACAGCTTCGGCCATGCTATCGAGTCTGAAGCGGGCTTGGGTTCGATCCTGCATGGCGAAGCAGTGGCACTGGGATTGGTTCTCGCCTTTCGTTATTCCCTGGAGCTCGATCTCTGTCCCGCCGCGGATGTTGAGCGGCTCCAGTCTCACTTGTCGGCTTGCGGATTGCCGACAAGGCTGGCGGAAGTCGGGCTGGCCAAGCGTGGTGCCGCGCTTACGACCTGGATTGCCCACGACAAGAAGAACAGCCAGGGCCGAATCTCGCTGGTCCTGGCCCGCGGCATTGGCGGCGCGTTTCTCGACACGGCAGTCGATACGCAACGGCTGACCGCCTTTCTCGATCGGGCGGCTTAA
- a CDS encoding M48 family metalloprotease, translated as MRTPLVLLVASAALAAPLAADAQQPRYLNPRDVQEATRQHAEVVEEFGGAETGPRASYVEGVGRRIASYSGTANAGQVYHFTTLNSAVENAFAVPGGYVYLTRQLMSIMNDESELAFVVGHETGHIAANHAQARKSAANSSAIWGVLGQILGTVVGGDAFGGLISQTAQQFSKSRLLSFTRDQEYQADVLGIRYMTAAGYDPNGGATMLTQISRSTALEARMQGDRNRSTPEWASTHPLSENRAAQASQLARQSGRTGGLRNRDVFLGQIQGMIVDDDPAQGVIDGRIFTHPDLRLSFAVPTGYLMQNSTRAVSIQGSGGQAQFSGGRYDGRIEDYINRVIQQLTGGRTQLALGPIQRTTVNGIPAAYVVGRANTSSGGVDVSVFAYQWDANTIYHFVALTRAGQGLAPFGTMVDSLRRISTAEAAAIRPRVINVVTVARGDTIQSLSNRMAYRDFQVDRFLALNGLAANSPLVPGQRVKLVVYGTRRA; from the coding sequence ATGCGAACGCCGCTTGTCCTGCTCGTAGCTTCCGCAGCGCTTGCTGCACCACTGGCCGCGGATGCCCAGCAACCACGATATCTAAATCCCCGTGACGTGCAGGAAGCGACACGGCAGCATGCCGAAGTAGTAGAAGAATTCGGTGGCGCCGAGACGGGGCCGCGAGCCTCCTACGTCGAGGGGGTGGGGCGGCGAATTGCATCCTATTCGGGAACCGCCAATGCCGGGCAGGTCTACCACTTCACGACGCTCAACAGCGCGGTCGAAAACGCCTTCGCGGTGCCTGGGGGCTATGTCTACCTGACGCGGCAACTGATGAGCATCATGAACGACGAATCCGAACTGGCGTTCGTCGTCGGCCATGAAACCGGGCACATCGCCGCCAATCATGCGCAGGCCCGCAAGTCTGCCGCAAATTCGAGCGCAATCTGGGGAGTCCTGGGGCAGATTTTGGGCACGGTCGTTGGCGGCGATGCCTTCGGCGGCCTGATTTCTCAAACCGCCCAGCAGTTTTCAAAGTCACGATTGCTGAGCTTTACGCGCGACCAGGAATATCAGGCCGATGTGCTCGGCATCCGCTACATGACCGCGGCCGGTTACGATCCCAATGGCGGCGCGACCATGCTTACGCAAATCAGCAGGTCGACGGCCCTCGAAGCGCGGATGCAAGGCGACCGAAATCGTTCGACTCCGGAATGGGCGAGTACTCATCCGCTCAGTGAAAACCGTGCAGCACAGGCATCGCAACTGGCGCGACAATCCGGACGAACCGGAGGTCTCCGCAACCGCGATGTCTTCCTGGGCCAGATCCAGGGGATGATCGTTGACGACGATCCTGCGCAAGGCGTTATCGACGGGCGGATTTTCACTCACCCCGATCTGCGCCTCTCATTCGCCGTTCCGACTGGCTATCTGATGCAGAACAGCACCCGTGCCGTCTCCATCCAGGGGTCGGGCGGCCAAGCCCAGTTCTCGGGAGGTCGATACGACGGCCGAATTGAGGATTACATCAACCGTGTCATTCAGCAGCTGACCGGCGGACGAACTCAGCTCGCGCTTGGCCCGATACAAAGAACCACGGTCAACGGAATCCCGGCGGCATACGTCGTTGGCCGCGCCAATACGTCCTCGGGCGGTGTCGACGTCAGCGTCTTTGCCTATCAGTGGGACGCGAACACCATCTATCACTTTGTCGCCCTGACCAGGGCGGGCCAGGGCCTCGCCCCGTTTGGGACCATGGTGGATTCGCTTCGCAGGATCAGCACCGCTGAGGCGGCTGCGATCCGGCCCCGGGTGATCAATGTCGTGACCGTGGCCAGGGGCGATACGATCCAGTCGCTTTCAAATCGTATGGCTTATCGGGATTTCCAGGTGGACCGATTCCTGGCGTTGAACGGGCTTGCCGCGAACAGCCCGCTGGTGCCCGGCCAAAGGGTCAAGCTCGTGGTGTACGGAACGCGGCGAGCTTAG
- a CDS encoding cation:proton antiporter codes for MSAEVEAVVTTTTLLEGGAIMLGTALVFVTLFRKLGLGATLGYIVGGILIGPHLLGLVGDPDQLASISEIGIALLLFLVGLELQPSRLWRLRRDIFGLGLAQVVLCGLALSALIYFTLGFSPEASLAIGLPLGLSSTAQVLPMLRADHELNTPQGERAFSILLFQDLAIVPMITIIAAMSRVPVDPNAPGGWTLALYTVGAITALWLAGRYVINPLFRLIGRLGERELFIVAGLFAVMGSAALMHVLGLSVSLGAFVAGVILAESPYRHELEGDVEPFRSILLGLFFLAVGMMLDLGRIAAQPLLVVGLALAVILIKCLIIASLARTFGNDWPRSIRLGLLLSQAGEFGFVLFTQAAAARLVLPEAASLFGAVVTLSMVATPFLMRLTDWLERREEASTAGLAGPEESPESSVIVVGYGRFGQTAAQMLMAKRIGVTLIDAEAEMIEAADSFGTKVYYGDGMRIDLLRLAGAETAKAILFCQDNRDSGLTREAVSRVLEAFPQAAIMVRAFDRRHLIDLDGLDIVFAQREMFESAVKMGRAALEILGIDAEEIDRVDFEYRLRDCERLERQSETGDLRAGLDQSFSPDRGLPEKA; via the coding sequence ATGAGCGCGGAAGTCGAAGCGGTCGTGACCACCACCACCCTGCTGGAGGGCGGAGCGATCATGCTGGGCACCGCGTTGGTGTTCGTCACGCTGTTTCGCAAGCTGGGGTTGGGCGCGACGCTGGGCTATATCGTCGGTGGGATCCTGATCGGTCCGCACCTGCTCGGGCTGGTCGGCGACCCTGACCAGCTCGCGAGCATTTCAGAAATTGGTATCGCGCTGCTGCTGTTCCTGGTCGGCCTGGAGCTCCAGCCGAGCCGGCTGTGGCGGCTGAGGCGGGATATTTTTGGGCTCGGCCTGGCCCAGGTCGTGCTGTGCGGCCTGGCGCTCAGCGCGCTCATTTACTTCACGCTCGGATTTTCACCTGAGGCGTCGCTGGCGATCGGGCTTCCGCTCGGTCTGTCGTCGACGGCCCAGGTGCTGCCGATGCTTCGCGCCGACCATGAACTGAACACGCCGCAGGGTGAGCGGGCCTTTTCCATCCTGTTGTTCCAGGATCTCGCAATCGTGCCGATGATTACGATCATCGCCGCAATGTCACGGGTGCCGGTCGATCCCAATGCGCCGGGCGGCTGGACGCTGGCGCTTTACACTGTCGGCGCGATCACCGCGTTGTGGCTGGCCGGGCGCTATGTGATCAATCCGCTGTTCCGCTTGATCGGCCGGCTCGGCGAGCGCGAGCTGTTCATCGTCGCCGGCCTGTTTGCGGTGATGGGCTCGGCTGCCTTGATGCATGTCCTTGGCCTGTCGGTCTCGCTCGGTGCATTTGTGGCCGGCGTCATTCTGGCGGAGTCGCCCTATCGGCATGAGCTTGAAGGCGACGTCGAGCCGTTCCGTTCCATCCTGCTCGGCCTGTTTTTCCTCGCGGTCGGAATGATGCTCGACCTGGGGCGGATCGCCGCGCAGCCCCTGCTGGTTGTCGGGCTGGCGCTGGCGGTCATCCTGATCAAATGCCTGATCATCGCCTCGCTGGCCCGAACCTTTGGCAATGATTGGCCGCGCAGCATCCGTCTCGGCCTGTTGCTTAGCCAGGCCGGCGAATTCGGCTTCGTCCTGTTCACCCAGGCCGCCGCCGCCCGGCTGGTCCTGCCCGAAGCGGCTTCGCTGTTCGGCGCGGTAGTCACTCTATCGATGGTTGCGACCCCGTTCCTGATGCGCCTGACCGACTGGCTGGAGCGGCGCGAGGAAGCAAGCACGGCAGGTTTGGCCGGGCCTGAAGAATCGCCGGAGAGCAGCGTGATCGTGGTCGGCTACGGTCGTTTCGGCCAAACCGCCGCCCAGATGCTGATGGCGAAGCGCATTGGGGTGACGCTGATCGACGCCGAGGCTGAAATGATCGAAGCGGCCGATAGCTTCGGCACCAAAGTCTATTATGGTGACGGGATGCGGATCGACCTGCTGCGGCTGGCCGGTGCGGAGACGGCCAAGGCCATTTTATTCTGCCAGGACAACCGCGATAGCGGCCTGACCCGGGAAGCGGTCAGTCGAGTGCTGGAAGCCTTCCCCCAGGCTGCGATCATGGTACGGGCATTTGACCGTCGCCATCTCATCGACCTGGACGGCCTCGACATCGTCTTCGCGCAGCGCGAGATGTTCGAGAGCGCGGTCAAGATGGGTCGGGCGGCGCTCGAGATTCTTGGCATCGACGCAGAGGAAATTGACCGCGTCGACTTCGAATATCGGTTGCGCGACTGCGAGCGGCTGGAGCGGCAGAGCGAGACCGGCGACCTCAGGGCGGGCCTTGACCAGTCCTTCTCGCCGGACCGGGGGCTCCCGGAAAAGGCTTAA
- a CDS encoding CvpA family protein, whose product MTALDIFVILLLGGAALIGFVRGFTHEVLSLLAWVGGIAVLKLFHAPLQERLVEVVGTEAGASAVAFALLFLPAYIGVKLFARAIGGKARRSVLGPVDRLLGGGFGILKGLIGATLFFLLANLATDMIYGTRADRPEWMTDSRTYPLLNATGRAVVDWVETRRLPEDDPSTSSAGSPLRAGEEQ is encoded by the coding sequence ATGACCGCGCTCGATATCTTCGTCATCCTGTTGCTTGGCGGCGCTGCCTTGATCGGCTTCGTCCGCGGCTTCACGCATGAAGTGCTGTCACTGCTTGCCTGGGTCGGCGGCATCGCCGTGTTGAAGCTGTTTCATGCCCCGTTGCAGGAACGGCTTGTCGAGGTTGTCGGCACCGAGGCGGGGGCAAGCGCGGTCGCTTTCGCGCTACTGTTCCTGCCTGCCTATATCGGCGTGAAGCTGTTCGCTCGCGCAATCGGCGGCAAGGCGCGGCGCTCGGTGCTCGGGCCAGTCGACCGGCTGCTCGGCGGAGGCTTTGGCATATTGAAGGGCTTGATCGGAGCCACCTTGTTCTTCCTGCTCGCTAACCTCGCGACCGACATGATCTACGGCACACGCGCCGACCGGCCTGAATGGATGACCGACAGCCGGACTTACCCATTGCTCAACGCGACCGGGCGGGCGGTGGTCGACTGGGTCGAGACGCGCCGGCTTCCCGAGGATGACCCCTCCACCAGCTCCGCTGGTTCCCCTCTCCGGGCCGGGGAGGAGCAATGA
- a CDS encoding acetyl-CoA carboxylase carboxyltransferase subunit alpha, whose protein sequence is MLTYLEFEKPIAALDQRITELRDTATAGEIDIDAEVDKLEAKAAKLLKDTYAKLTPWQKTQVARHPERPHFKHYVAAIADDFMPLAGDRAFADDPAIIGGLARIEGRQVMLIGHEKGDDTASRLKHNFGMAKPEGYRKAIRLMQLADRFGLPVVSLVDTSGAFPGVQAEERGQAEAIARSTEQCLAMGVPMIAAVVGEGGSGGAVAIAAANRVLMFEHAVYSVISPEGCASILWRTADKAAEAAEAMRVTANDLLALGVVDRVVPEPLGGAHRSPAEAIENLKGAIIEELDGLAKLSPAQILEQRRAKFLAIG, encoded by the coding sequence ATGCTTACTTATCTCGAGTTTGAAAAACCGATCGCCGCGCTCGACCAGCGCATAACGGAACTGCGCGACACGGCGACCGCCGGCGAAATCGACATTGATGCAGAAGTGGACAAGCTTGAGGCCAAGGCCGCCAAGCTGCTTAAGGACACCTACGCCAAGCTGACCCCATGGCAGAAAACCCAGGTTGCTCGCCATCCGGAACGGCCGCATTTCAAACATTATGTCGCGGCGATTGCCGACGACTTCATGCCCCTCGCCGGTGACCGGGCGTTCGCTGACGATCCTGCGATCATTGGCGGGCTGGCTCGGATCGAAGGCCGCCAGGTGATGCTGATCGGGCATGAGAAGGGCGACGATACCGCTAGCCGCCTCAAGCATAATTTCGGAATGGCCAAGCCGGAGGGCTATCGCAAGGCGATCCGGCTGATGCAGCTGGCTGACAGATTCGGGCTCCCAGTTGTAAGCCTGGTGGACACCTCTGGTGCATTTCCTGGGGTTCAGGCGGAGGAACGTGGCCAGGCCGAGGCGATTGCCCGGTCGACCGAGCAATGCCTGGCGATGGGCGTGCCGATGATCGCGGCGGTGGTCGGCGAGGGTGGATCCGGCGGCGCTGTTGCCATCGCCGCGGCGAATCGCGTCCTGATGTTCGAGCACGCGGTCTATTCGGTGATCTCGCCCGAGGGGTGCGCATCGATCCTGTGGCGGACGGCCGACAAGGCGGCGGAGGCCGCGGAGGCAATGCGCGTGACCGCCAATGACTTATTGGCATTGGGCGTGGTTGACCGTGTCGTGCCTGAGCCTCTGGGCGGAGCTCATCGTTCGCCGGCGGAAGCGATCGAAAATCTGAAGGGCGCGATTATCGAGGAACTGGACGGGCTGGCCAAGCTCAGTCCGGCACAAATCCTCGAGCAGCGTCGCGCCAAGTTCCTCGCTATCGGATAA
- the cysS gene encoding cysteine--tRNA ligase, translating into MIRLHDTMARKKREFVPQDTKRITIYVCGPTVYGRAHIGNARPAVIFDLLRRVLEHAYPDAEVIYARNVTDVDDKIINSAREEGVDTSVITDRYERFYLEDMGALGVNPPTIAPHATQEIGPMVAMIERLVASGNAYEAEGHVLFSVPSDPDYGALSRRDREQMIAGARVEVAPYKRDPADFVLWKPSDPDTVGWDSPWGRGRPGWHIECSAMIREHLGETIDIHGGGLDLIFPHHENEIAQSRCAHGGKPLARYWVHNGFVDMGAEKMSKSLGNIVTPEELLKSHAGETLRLALLSAHYRQPLAWTDELVEQSKATLDRLYRAAGDAEATAIDQGVVEALYDDLNTPLALSRLLALDDAGALKASAQFLGLLTLDSGRWFRGAGDAGDIDARIAARTEAKARRDFAEADRIRDELKAEGVLLEDGPAGTTWRRA; encoded by the coding sequence ATGATCCGGCTGCACGATACGATGGCGCGGAAAAAGCGCGAGTTCGTGCCGCAGGACACGAAGCGCATCACAATCTATGTCTGCGGCCCCACGGTTTATGGCCGCGCCCATATCGGCAATGCCCGTCCGGCGGTGATTTTCGACCTGCTTCGGCGGGTTCTGGAACATGCCTATCCCGACGCCGAGGTGATTTACGCCCGCAACGTCACCGACGTTGACGACAAGATCATCAATTCGGCGCGCGAGGAGGGCGTCGATACGTCGGTGATTACCGACCGCTACGAGCGATTCTATCTTGAGGATATGGGAGCGCTCGGGGTCAATCCGCCGACCATCGCGCCGCACGCCACCCAGGAAATCGGGCCGATGGTGGCGATGATCGAGCGGCTGGTGGCGTCGGGCAACGCCTATGAGGCCGAAGGTCATGTGCTGTTCTCGGTGCCGAGCGACCCCGACTATGGAGCGCTGAGCCGCCGCGACCGCGAGCAAATGATTGCCGGGGCGCGGGTCGAGGTCGCGCCCTACAAGCGCGATCCGGCCGACTTCGTGCTGTGGAAACCGAGCGACCCGGATACAGTCGGCTGGGACAGTCCGTGGGGCCGGGGCAGGCCGGGCTGGCACATCGAATGTTCGGCAATGATCCGCGAGCATCTGGGCGAAACGATCGATATCCACGGCGGCGGGCTCGACCTTATCTTCCCGCACCATGAGAACGAGATCGCCCAGAGCCGTTGCGCGCATGGCGGCAAGCCTCTCGCTCGCTATTGGGTGCACAATGGCTTCGTCGACATGGGCGCCGAGAAAATGTCGAAGAGCCTCGGCAATATCGTCACGCCGGAAGAGCTGCTGAAAAGTCATGCCGGCGAAACGCTGCGTCTGGCGCTGCTTTCGGCGCACTATCGCCAGCCCTTGGCCTGGACCGACGAGTTGGTCGAGCAATCGAAAGCGACCCTAGACCGGCTGTATCGGGCTGCCGGCGACGCCGAAGCGACCGCCATCGACCAGGGCGTCGTCGAAGCATTGTACGACGATCTGAACACGCCTCTGGCGCTATCGCGCCTGTTGGCTTTGGACGATGCCGGAGCCTTGAAGGCGTCGGCGCAATTCCTTGGTCTGCTCACCTTGGATTCCGGCCGGTGGTTCCGCGGTGCGGGCGATGCAGGCGACATCGACGCGCGCATCGCCGCCCGAACCGAAGCCAAGGCGCGCCGCGACTTCGCGGAAGCCGATCGGATCCGTGATGAGCTCAAGGCCGAAGGCGTACTTCTTGAGGACGGGCCGGCGGGCACTACATGGCGAAGGGCGTGA